One window of the Pyxicephalus adspersus chromosome 5, UCB_Pads_2.0, whole genome shotgun sequence genome contains the following:
- the LOC140331775 gene encoding cyclin-dependent kinase 5 activator 1-like: MGTVLSLSPGSRKASLYDDGSGSLAHYTSVSKGSGQKPDKALKRHSMFIPALTWKRLVASTKKKTSRKGTANSNYQKDVAHLNHENVKKSLSCANLSSYDNQPLAPLTSKQISSIKKVSSTTGGGSPKRVIVQASTGELLKCLGEFLCRRCYRLKHLSPTDPILWLRSVDRSLLLQGWQDQAFVTPANVVFVYLLCRDVIDGDSVATEHDLQATLLTCLYLSYSYMGNEISYPLKPFLVEAGKDAFWDRCLCIIDAMSAKMLRINADPHYFTQVFADLKNEGNRDEFSRVLDR; this comes from the coding sequence ATGGGCACGGTCCTCTCCCTGTCTCCGGGTTCCCGGAAAGCCAGTCTTTATGATGATGGCTCAGGGTCCTTGGCACATTATACCAGTGTCAGCAAGGGCAGTGGACAGAAGCCCGATAAGGCTTTAAAGCGACACTCTATGTTTATCCCTGCGTTAACCTGGAAAAGACTGGTGGCTTCCACCAAAAAGAAGACCTCAAGGAAGGGAACTGCCAACAGCAATTACCAGAAGGACGTAGCCCATTTGAACCACGAGAATGTGAAAAAATCTTTGTCCTGTGCCAATCTCTCCAGCTATGACAACCAGCCTCTGGCCCCGCTAACATCCAAGCAGATCTCCTCCATAAAGAAGGTCTCCAGCACTACCGGTGGTGGCTCTCCAAAGAGAGTTATAGTCCAAGCCTCCACTGGAGAACTACTCAAATGTCTTGGGGAATTCCTATGTAGGAGGTGTTACCGGCTGAAACATTTGTCACCGACAGACCCAATTCTATGGCTACGTAGCGTGGACCGCTCCTTACTTCTTCAGGGTTGGCAAGACCAGGCCTTTGTCACTCCCGCCAATGTGGTTTTTGTCTATTTGCTCTGCAGGGATGTCATTGACGGGGACTCTGTGGCCACCGAACATGACTTGCAAGCTACTCTGCTGACCTGCCTGTATCTCTCTTACTCTTACATGGGCAATGAGATATCCTACCCTCTGAAGCCTTTCCTGGTGGAAGCTGGCAAGGATGCCTTCTGGGACCGATGTCTTTGCATAATTGATGCCATGAGTGCCAAGATGTTGAGAATTAACGCTGACCCACACTATTTCACCCAGGTGTTTGCTGACCTAAAAAACGAGGGCAACCGCGATGAATTTTCCAGAGTATTAGACCGGTGA